ACGCATGATTGGCTCCCCCACCACCGCCGTCCCAACGCTATGGCCCATAGGTAAACCCTCAGCTGTCCACCCCATCGAAACAGCAGATGAAGCTGGCTTAACCGGCTCCGCCGCAGCCGACGGAGCTGGGATTTTGCCGGAATTTGAAGAACTGGGCTTTGTGGGCTTCATTTCATCGTTTGTACCAGATTTTTGACTGGGTAGAAATGGGCTTGATTCTTCCACATTCGCCATTAGaacagaaaattttcaaaaaccaaaattgatttttgaatattgtgattttcAAGAATTGGAGAGCGAGTTGAGGGATCTAAGAGATGTCTcaataagaagaagaacaaaagagGATGACAACCTCAAAGATCTCTCGATTCTATTTGAGTAAAACTCTGTGGAAATTGATAAATAGAAATAatgtcttttttcttctttttttttttgggttgagGATGACCGTAAACAGTGGAGGAAAATTaatcttttctttcttaataGGCTCCAAGTCATTTTGACAGTTGATTTAGACGTGAGTTATACAgatattaatttatgaatttatgttttattaatttggCATTTAATAAGTTAGCTACACTCTaatgttatgtattttatcatattatggTCTCGAATGTATGTCTCtcgaatatattaaattaaatgcaGGTGTAAATTATAACTTGTTTTAGATACATTGTATTTCAAGTAGACTAATATGTATCTAAGATATATAGCAAATCTCGCTCATCTCTTTTCCGTCTCGTTTCTAGATGCATATGAATCATTCTTGATACTtatagatacatgtatctaggatGTATACGAATCTCGTACgcctctctctttatttttgtgtatCTGATAGCAACAATATATGTATCTAAgtataagatatataaaaaaaaaaactcataattaGTGGTAAGATACGTACTATTTTGAAAGTATAAGCAATAATAGTATATATGGTAATGAAGTTGTCACTCGCCCATGTATATAATATCCAAGATATATGTGATTCACTCTAGATACAtacagatacatgtatctaattTGTATCCAATTTGATTCGCATGTATCTGTGATGCATATGAATGTAGCTCACCTCTCTCCATGTTTTTGTGTATTTGATAGCAAATATATAGGGACAAAAATATGTGTATATAAGTCTAAGATGCCTAGAAAATTCTTAATTAATGGTAAgatatgtaatattttaaaagtaaaagtaaTAATAGCATATTTGGTAGTAAAATATGTCTCACTATGTGTTTTTCCATATTAATTCTGCTTCGTGTGCACCTCAACTAATTCTATGAAATACATATCATCTCCCGCTAGCAACATGTACTATAATAAATGGAATGactaatatgtatatattataatatataatttactcATAATTAACTCCTACATTACTACTATAGTAATATGCATATATAACTCTATCTAATTACGAAACGATTCCTTAATACATACACATGCCCCTAAAACTTTGTATCAATTTCATTTAGATGCTCTCTAATTATAGTttgtcaatttattttttttaattttaatttctactCTGCATTCAATATTTGTATCTAAATTCAAATTCTAAcagatatttttttcaattttttgtgtatattcTTAAGCATATGTCATCTTTTTTAATCATACATATTAGTCTCAATTGAAATAAACATGAGTTTTTTACAACTTATCTGAGCTAATTcatattattaaagaaaatagCATATTCTAAGTGATTTTAActtatttacataatatatatttaagaacacataaatttcttgtttttcaaaatttaaataaaagttaattactATGAACACTTTATTATTCATTCAGATATTCAActaaaatatgttataattcaaatatgtaGAGCATAGAATTTACTAACAAATTCACAAACTATGGAATTTTAAGCCTTCTTAATATTCTCTTTGGAGCAATCATTCATTAACTAGGGTGGAATAATATACAAAAACAGATTTAATATTCCATGgtccaaaaataattatgatgcacaaaataattataatggaTACAATAGCAATAATCAAAGTCTATCACAAGcctcatttatacaaatattgggagatattaaaaattaaagaaataaaattaaataacattctAATGCATTTAATATGTATCTCCAAACTGCAGCAACACTCTTCTTAATTGTTCATCCAAATATCCAAAAAACACAcatcaaatttcttttaaattcatCCATGAATTTTCTCCCCctacaaaaattagaaaatactaaatcagaaattgaataagaaaaattgaaacaaaaagaaaacacaaaatttatagaaacaaaaacagagtcagaatttttataaggtatttcaaaatataaaaagtatataaatattttaactatatataaacaatgtaatttctgaaaaaaaaaaaaaaaaagaaaaaaaagaaacccTCGGCCCTTGCTAGCTCCGCCTCCGCATGGCATTATTAACTATATTTACAATTAACTCAAACTCTATTATATACTTTCAAAAAATTCTAACTTTTGTATCACACAAAAGGTATTAACATACGTAGTGATATTTAGCGTTGTTTTAGTAAAAATCTTGGATCTGACTCTAcgtaaattaatgaaaaattgaatAGACATATgaagagagaaaaattaaattacttacACTAAACTTTTCAGGAACTTTCAATCCTTTGAATTTGCGATGATGTTTTAACATCatgttttgatgatgaaaattaTGTTTTCCCTTTGATCCTTTTGGTGGAGGAATATAAGTATGAGTTTCTGGACCTCTataatcaatttcataaatttctgAATCCATCTTAAATAAATCCATTTTCCCtgtcaataaaaaaaagaacatttttataattagtcATCACAATTAAATTTCACacactactaaaaaaaaaaaacgcaaCATTTTAATGAAATCTGTCGAAAATTGGCTTGATGGAAATGTTTCCGAGACTCTCTATAGGAAATTTCATAATTTCGATGAAATCCTGATATTTTACCTTTATCATACCTATCCTGTAAAAAGAATTCTCTAactaatgaattttttatttctgtAAAGGCTTATGTAACAACGAGATCTCTCTTGATCCTTATTGTATGTGCCTTTAAGGCTCCTCTTTCTTCACTTTGGGGTAGGGGAGGTCTTATACAGTAGGAAATAGCGGACACAAGCAAATTAATCGAAGGAGACTAGtttgaatgaagaaatatatatgtatagatgGATGATTTTCAATGAGTAATTAAAGTAATCTAGGGAAAGATAATTCGTCGAAAAAATTCACGTGTTTTTAGTAGCAACAttaagtaaagaaaaaagagaaactaTTTCATAAACAAGAGATTAAAAAGATCAATTTGTAGACAAATTACCTGAAGAAGAACAAGGATCAATGAGgaggaaaatcaagaaaatgcaaATGAAACTAGCCTTTATGATCTCCATGGCAAAGAGACTACTAAAAAtgaactttatatatattttgtactaaggatcaagaaataattaactatttaaaataatatagggAAGAAAAATGAATCAAGAATAAACATGAAGTGGAATACATATATAGTTaagaaatttcacaatttttggCAATTAAAAATGTCACCATCTAACACAGCAATTAGTTACAAGGTCCTGATGTAGATATGTTGGGTTGGAGCATTTATGcagtgaaaagaaaaaaaagaaacagcCAGTCATGTAgccatatattttttatttttttgataactgAAAAATCACCGAAGAACAATCGACACATCACCTGTAAACTCTATGAATAATATGTCTGACGTGCACCTAAACAACACATCATGTGTTTTACATAGCTTATTTTACCAAATTAAGCCATGATGGCATCTTATACTtatgttttgatattattttcattaagagTGTGGCTAGTGTTCGTGAAATAAGTTTGAGAACTATCTATTACGTTTCACCAAGTTCAaatctcaataaaaataaaaaaaattacgtgattatttttatttgtccagATATTAATGGATAGAATTgttaatgatattaataaaagttaattaatatttaagatacatatataaattacgTATAAATTTGATTCAGACATTacgattattttatttgttggtaGAGTGTAGACAGTCCCATGTGTGTATTATTGCAAATGTCATAGAAGGACAATCCTATTTAGCAGACCCCAATTGGCTGGACCTAATTCCACtaataaaaaacaaacttaCCTTGTGTTTTCTTGCCTACTatttttctgtttatttttagtttcctcttcaatttatttaaattcaaacaaTAGAATGACATTACACACATTATGGGGactttatgttataattttttcaatgacAAAATGTAGTTTTGTTTACAATTTGATATATGTAGTATTTGGACTTTATAGTAGAAACATTGACATGCACCTTTGTAGCATATTGGAGTGTCTTttcgaattttgaaattcaaataaatatttattatgatttatagtaACTTTtacgtaatttttaaataagtatattttattttaaaaaaatataaaatttttatatctgAATCTCGAAATTACAATGAGCGCAGAAATTGAATGGCATGACCAACAGGCAACAGCTAATGAACTATGTGAGATGGGCATGGTCCTTCCTTGTCTATGTCACCTTCTCTGTGTGACAAATACTTTCATCCCATACCTCGTTTGCGATCGTTTAAAGTTTATTTATTCTAaacttattattaaatttaaagttcGTTTTAATTATTAGATCAATAATGTTTTAATACGATACAAAATTTAAGTAAGTTATTGAATatgtttgaatatattttttgttgacacttcaaattttatttattttttagatagtGGCTCCTTTAGTTTCTTtgtaattacttttaaaataatggTAATATATagtttgtaattttatttatgtagcCTTAATAATGGTGGATATAactatatactatttttttattctaattacTAGGATTTGCAACACATGTTATTGTCACCTTTAGTTTTTGTCACTTTTCACTGACTAAAAGAGAATAATTATTAAACTTTCGGTGCAGCCGCTATAATTACAACAAATTATCGTATGTAATTAAGTAATTTAAcgtaataaaatattatgtaattaagtaatttaacgtaataaaatattatttactcaTGTTAATTATAATCGAATAGTATAGTAATTGTTTATTAACAAGCACATGATAATGATGTTTATTGATGTATATAAATATCGAGGACAGATAAATTTTTactcataaaatatttgaagatgTTTCATCTGAACACTAACTAAAAGATTATATTTCTAGTTTAATAATTATTCGGGggaaaaatatatatcacaCATAATACGAGTTGAAACTTGAATTATTTATCatgttaaatttaattatttgtttacatacttttttgattattttcaaaattaacaaTGATATATCTAATGAAATATAATCTTGTAAAGTGAAAATTGTACTAATATTATACAATCTGTACTTTATTTATAGACATTTTCAAAtcgaaatttaaaatttgaaaaattaagttttttaaattgtaattttgaaaattttaatgttgTATTTAGATCATTTCGctcaaaatattcttttaaaattttatgagtgaaaattcaaaagaaatgaTCCGTCTCAAATCAACTTTTTATAgaacatgaaaataatttaagatcAAATCTTTGGCCAAACAAACTTTTAAAGATATTCATCTTTAAATctatgattttatttaattactttcatttgtttcctttttttgaaaaatgaaaattgttttttttttttttaactttttaagtgacatatataagtcataaaattaaataatattttaatatattcgacatatttttagtttaaaattataaaatttaaaatttttattcactgttataaaatttcttatcaaataaaaataaacaaataaattaaaaccaaaaaaaacatattcttttcattaatttttatttgagttttaaatGATTACATACATATCCATTAGTCacacttttttaattatattgttcaAAATTGTCAAAAAGAACTTCATAATAAATTGACTTGAGTActactaaaaactaaaaatgtgCACGATACTGTAAATTCAATATCAttataatattcttttaatttgaattgacaTGATTCTTTCTTAAATAGATTCACTTAATTTGATCAAGATGAGGagattataattaattttataatagttactttcatttttattaaccTCTCTTAGGGTTTGCATATTTAAACTTGATTAATTTGCACACGTTATAAACGTACTATTTTGTTGACTTTAATTTTCactttaaatcaaataaatatctttaagtttatataattatagaaaattttagTAGTCTAATTGAGTGAATATCTGAACTTTCACTTTATAGATAACCGTGCTGATTCCAAACTTTGTAACCTACATTTTCCTCGCCTTACTCccaattatagtttttttaataattaacaattattaatttctttttaaagatTATATATCTCTGTAATGACAAATTGTAACAACAATATGTTTCATACATGATAGTTCATAAATGAAGaaactcaaaaaattaaaattatttttgacaataatatttatcattttcccataatttataattatgtatagttatatttcaatatcatttacattatttctttaaaaagatATTCTTACTCATATTAAGATATAAGATATCACATATCCAATGCACGTATGTgtgaaattatatataacaaTGAATGTATACGaaatttcatttaatatatcataaaaggaaaattaaattacttgagtatttttaatttttaaatatctaaaagaCGATATTATCGAATATACATATTCGATCgaataaaaatttggaaaaaataaatagtttgaGTTACAGCTCAAAATTGAACAAATCaatccatttcttttatttgatttaatatgTAATGTGGTATTTAAgatcttcaaattttaaaatcgtTCTTTAGTGAATAACTAGTTGTCTTAACTAAAGCGAGAGAAAAGAGTTGACtcgaattaaaatttaattcttttacttttcgttatgtaaaatttcatttgaaaaagtatcatctataaaaaaaaaagttcatatcCAAAACTCGAAATCAAAATCTCGCTAGGCTCCTATAAATTGCATTctaactttattttgtttttatgtcaGAATCTTTTTGACTATAAAAGAAGAATTTTGAGaatcaataataacaacaaaaactaaaaagataaaaatacaaaaaaaaactacagaagaaaaaaaagaaaaagaaaacacaataGGAAAAACGCACCCAACTATACCTAGCTGGAATTCAATTTTCCCAAAAATTCATCGTTAAATTGAGTGcaagatttttcattttcttaaaaaaatcaaagattttgCTACTTCAAGAACCCTATTTCTCTTTTGATTCAAAGAAGTTATCATATTTTCTGCTATTGACGAAATCCCCCATTTGAAGAGCTTCATTGGGTAATCAAAACTATGGCAGATGAAGGTTTGGTTTCTCATAAAAGAGACCCCATCAAAGCTTCAGGTATGGAAACTCCTTTTTATCCCATTTTGTTAGCttatgttgaaaaaaaattcaatcttgaTAGTTTTGAAATGTAAAGACCAGGTTTTTATTTGTGATTAAATGtcttaacaaaaatataagCTTGGTTGTGGTATTGGGTTTTTTCTTAGCTCAATAAAAAG
The sequence above is a segment of the Solanum lycopersicum chromosome 10, SLM_r2.1 genome. Coding sequences within it:
- the LOC101250755 gene encoding uncharacterized protein; its protein translation is MEIIKASFICIFLIFLLIDPCSSSGKMDLFKMDSEIYEIDYRGPETHTYIPPPKGSKGKHNFHHQNMMLKHHRKFKGLKVPEKFSGEKIHG